The window CTTTAATCGGCGGTAGCATTTTAGGATGCTATGGTATTTTTGGTAGAGCTTTATTTTTGCAAGAGAAAAGGAATGGAAACAGTGATAACCATACTATGCAAACAGCATTTAAGTAAAAAATGCCATCGAACAGCTATAGAGAAAAGTAAATAAATAAGATTAAATATACGATATTTTCGATACAAGTTATTCTACTGACTGGTCATTATCCTTCTGGTGTCTGTTGCCCTTTGTTTTAACGCGCTATACTCAGTCAACACTTATATACCAAGGAAGGTCAGGAATGTTTAAAGAATATACCCAATATGATGCGCTAGGATTAGCAGCATTAGTAAATTCAAAAGACGTCAGCGCCAAGGAATTGCTGGATGCAGCCGTTGATAGGGCCAATAGTCTTAATCCCAAATTGAACGCCATCATTCACCGTTTTAATGAGCGCGCTTATGAAGCAGCGCAAGCAGGACTGCCAGCAGGTGCGTTCACTGGTGTGCCTTATTTACTCAAAGACTTATCGTTTGATTTTGCTGATGAGCCGCTGACTATGGGTAGTCGTAGCGTCAATATCGTGACTGACTACGATAGTGAAATCGTCAAACGTATGAAATCAACAGGCGTAAATACCTTTGGTAAGACCAATACCCCTGAATTTGGCTTAATTATCACTACCGAACCCAAAGCGCATGGCGTAGCGCACAACCCCTTTAAAAAAGGCTATAGCACTGGAGGCTCGTCAGGCGGTAGCGCATCGGCCGTGGCCAGCGGCATTGTACCGATGGCAGGAGCAGGCGACGGTGGTGGCTCGATACGCTTTCCTGCGGCATGGTGCGGGACGTTTGGGCTGAAACCAAGTCGCGGTCGCAATCCAGTAGGTCCGTCAATTGGTGAAGGGTGGGATGGTGCCAACGCCGATCACGTTATCACTCGCAGCGTTCGTGATAGTGCAGCGATGCTCGATGCGACCAGTGGCGCTGAAATTGGTGCGCCTTACGTCATTGCACCACCTGAGGGATCTTTTTTGCAAGCAGCCATGCGCGCTCCTAGACCTCTAACGATTGCCTTGCATAAACAGCCCTTGGTTGCCAATACCGTAGTGGACAAGGAGGTCTTAGCAGTACTTGAGCAGACTGCTGCCCAGTTAGAAGCGATGGGTCATCGCGTTATTCCTGCTGAGCCTACTATTAATATTGATAAGTTCTGGCATGACTTTTTGGTGGTAGTCTGCGCGCATACCGCCTTTACTATTGATAATGTCGAGCGCTGTTTTGGGGCTGAGCACGTAAAAAATCTCGAACCGCAAACCTATAATATGGCAATGCTTGGACGTTCGTTGTCGGCGGTGGACTTGGTTCATGCCAAACATGGCTGGCATAACAGCCAATATCAGACTGGGAAGCTGCTGACTGAATACGATATGATTCTGTGTCCGACCGTGCCTACGCCTGCGGTGAAGCATGGCATATTACCGGCAAGTCGTAAGGATGAGATGCTGATGCGTAGCGCTGGAATGCTTAATAAAGGCTTTAATATGGGTAAATTTGCCTTTAGCTCGGGTATGATTGAGAAACTTAGCGCGCCAGTGTTAGGTAAAATGGGTTTTACTATACTAGGTAATATCACTGGATTACCCGCCATGTCGTTGCCACTAGGCATGAGTAAAAAAGGTTTGCCTATCGGCATGCAGCTGATTGGGCGCATGAATGACGAGACTACGTTATTGAGTGTAGCAGGGGAAATGGAGCGTGCAGGTCTGTTTACCAAATCGGCTTTTGAACTATAGCACTCACAAAAGTAACTGTGTTTCTATGTTTGTAATGACGTCTTGTAATTATTAAACGTAGTTATTGTATTATAAAAATGATGCAGTATGGTTGGAAGACTTTCTGAAGCCTTTGAAGTAGCGATATCGCATAGCAAGCGAGAAAATTACTTTCAGCCATACGAATACTAGCTATGGAGTATTTGATGAGTGTGGCTATTTTATTTGGTATTAACTCTAAAACCAATCAAAGGGCTATTAATCAAAGCGATAAATATCCATACCTAAGCTATGATGGGCCATACTTTCATGAACAACAGAGACCCGTTGACCAGCCCCTAATGCAAAGAATAATGGTAATAAATGTTCATCACTTGGGTGGATATTTTGATAATCGGGATACTGTTGCCAATCTAACGCAGTAGGAATGTCCGTTTTAAGCTGTTGCAGTAACCACAGTTTAAAGTCTTTGGCGGCCGAGTCGATACTAGCTGCTTCCCAGCGTAATTTTTGTAAATTATGAGTAATATTCCCTGAGCCAATAATCATTATTTGCTCATCAAGTAAACGCGCCAGCTGTGCGCCTAACTGATAGCAAGCGATACTGTCATAATGCTGTGGTAAGGAGATTTGGACGATAGGGACATCGGCTTGAGGATATAGATGCCGAAGCGGTGCCCATACGCCATGATCACAAACTCGTATCGGATTGACACTACAAGCGATATCGTGCGCATTCAACTGCTGGGCAAGTGACTCAGCAAGCGGAGCATGACCTGCCGCCGGATACTCTAATTGATATAACTCAGGATCTAAGCCCGAAAAGTCATGCCATGTTTTTGGCTGAGGGTTGCTGCTGATTTCAAGCTTAGAGGACAACCAATGCGCAGACATAATGACAATCGCACGCGGCTTGGGCAAGTTTTGTCCCATACGTGCCAATGCGCTAGTCGTTGCGGACTGTTCAATAGCAAGGGTTGGGGCACCATGCGAGATAAATAGCGCTGGCAAGCGCGCCGCATTCGTCAATCCGGCAGGCGCATCTTCCCAAGCCACCGCCGCAGATATAGGCGTGGCTGCGTCGGCAACATTGCGATTATGAACGCGATATTGATTAGGATGGGAGACGTTAGGTTTAGCAGGTTTTGAATAGCTCATGCAAAGTTTATTAGGGCGCGCGCGGGTTTTTCAATCTGTTTTACTATTACTATTTTATAGCTGTGAGTTTTCCACTTGTTTTATTTAACTATTGTTAAATACCAGTCTCTAAATGCCAATCTTTAAATGTCGCTTTTTAATTGCCATCTTTCAATTACCACGATGATAAGGATGATTGTGATTGATACTCATCGCCCGATATAACTGTTCCATTAACACCACACGTACTAAGGGATGCGGCAGTGTCAGCGCTGATAACGACCATTTCACATCTGCCTTTGCCAATACTTCCTGTGATACCCCATCTGCGCCGCCAATGACCAGCGCAATATCATCACCTTGCTGCATGGCCTCCGCCAGTTTATCAGCCAAGCCTTCCGTCGATAGCATCTTACCTTTGACATCTAATACCCACAGCTGTTCGCGTCCAGCTGTAGCGTGGGCGGCTAATATTGTCTGTCCTTCTTGCTCACGGTACTGCGCTAAATTGGCGTCAGACGGACTTTTAGCACGTTTGGCAGCAGCAAGTTCAACGATTTCGGTGCTCAGCATCGGTTGAATACGTTTATAATATTCATTAAAACCGCTTTGCACCCAACTGGGCATTTTATTACCAACGGTCAAAAGTCGTACTTTCATTGCTAGTTGTCCTTTATATTCTATAGTTATAATGAAGGTTATAATAAAAATAAGGTTTATTTCACTTTATTTGAGTCGTTTTTATATGACGACCAGACTTCATCAATCGGTCAATGGTGCAAGTGTCTCAGCGACGGTATCATTGTCTGACGCCTCTTTATTTTTAGGAATAACGGTTAGTTTGGCATCAGATT of the Psychrobacter sp. LV10R520-6 genome contains:
- a CDS encoding amidase, which codes for MFKEYTQYDALGLAALVNSKDVSAKELLDAAVDRANSLNPKLNAIIHRFNERAYEAAQAGLPAGAFTGVPYLLKDLSFDFADEPLTMGSRSVNIVTDYDSEIVKRMKSTGVNTFGKTNTPEFGLIITTEPKAHGVAHNPFKKGYSTGGSSGGSASAVASGIVPMAGAGDGGGSIRFPAAWCGTFGLKPSRGRNPVGPSIGEGWDGANADHVITRSVRDSAAMLDATSGAEIGAPYVIAPPEGSFLQAAMRAPRPLTIALHKQPLVANTVVDKEVLAVLEQTAAQLEAMGHRVIPAEPTINIDKFWHDFLVVVCAHTAFTIDNVERCFGAEHVKNLEPQTYNMAMLGRSLSAVDLVHAKHGWHNSQYQTGKLLTEYDMILCPTVPTPAVKHGILPASRKDEMLMRSAGMLNKGFNMGKFAFSSGMIEKLSAPVLGKMGFTILGNITGLPAMSLPLGMSKKGLPIGMQLIGRMNDETTLLSVAGEMERAGLFTKSAFEL
- a CDS encoding DODA-type extradiol aromatic ring-opening family dioxygenase, whose translation is MSYSKPAKPNVSHPNQYRVHNRNVADAATPISAAVAWEDAPAGLTNAARLPALFISHGAPTLAIEQSATTSALARMGQNLPKPRAIVIMSAHWLSSKLEISSNPQPKTWHDFSGLDPELYQLEYPAAGHAPLAESLAQQLNAHDIACSVNPIRVCDHGVWAPLRHLYPQADVPIVQISLPQHYDSIACYQLGAQLARLLDEQIMIIGSGNITHNLQKLRWEAASIDSAAKDFKLWLLQQLKTDIPTALDWQQYPDYQNIHPSDEHLLPLFFALGAGQRVSVVHESMAHHSLGMDIYRFD
- the rlmH gene encoding 23S rRNA (pseudouridine(1915)-N(3))-methyltransferase RlmH — its product is MKVRLLTVGNKMPSWVQSGFNEYYKRIQPMLSTEIVELAAAKRAKSPSDANLAQYREQEGQTILAAHATAGREQLWVLDVKGKMLSTEGLADKLAEAMQQGDDIALVIGGADGVSQEVLAKADVKWSLSALTLPHPLVRVVLMEQLYRAMSINHNHPYHRGN